One Epidermidibacterium keratini DNA segment encodes these proteins:
- a CDS encoding EthD family reductase, whose amino-acid sequence MYRLTVVYDEPDDKEAFDARYADEHVPLVKAVPHLTAFQLSHPQGGAPYLVAELFWNSEQDYLAASATSEMAEARAHALGCGTTFVTYAGEITAT is encoded by the coding sequence ATGTATCGACTGACAGTTGTTTACGACGAACCAGACGATAAAGAGGCATTTGACGCGCGCTACGCCGATGAGCACGTGCCGCTCGTCAAGGCCGTCCCTCACCTCACCGCATTTCAGCTAAGTCATCCGCAAGGCGGCGCGCCATACCTTGTCGCTGAACTTTTCTGGAACAGCGAGCAGGACTACCTTGCTGCTTCGGCGACGTCAGAAATGGCGGAAGCCCGCGCGCACGCGCTCGGCTGCGGAACGACGTTCGTGACGTACGCGGGCGAGATCACGGCGACCTGA
- a CDS encoding TetR/AcrR family transcriptional regulator — protein sequence MARAGLNTADVIAAAAELADARGIEAVSLTAVAEQLGVRPPALYKHINGITDLQRGIASLAMTELGDAIREAVQGKTRRAAVEAIFRTARAYIAEHPGRYSATTGADLQQEDDPLVGATTRLIDVVREALSSYRIPSADLDHAIRTLRCTIHGYALLQAGDAFQWSNDPDETMDWMIRFIDTGLTEAGQSGPSA from the coding sequence GTGGCTAGGGCCGGGCTCAACACCGCCGACGTCATCGCTGCGGCGGCAGAGCTGGCTGACGCACGTGGTATCGAGGCCGTGAGCCTGACTGCCGTGGCCGAGCAACTCGGCGTCCGGCCACCGGCCTTGTATAAGCACATAAATGGGATCACCGACCTACAACGTGGTATCGCGAGCCTCGCGATGACCGAGCTTGGCGACGCCATCCGCGAAGCGGTGCAAGGTAAGACCCGCAGAGCTGCCGTCGAGGCGATATTCCGGACTGCGCGGGCGTACATTGCCGAGCATCCGGGTCGTTACAGCGCCACCACCGGCGCCGACCTGCAACAGGAGGATGACCCACTGGTTGGCGCTACGACGCGTTTGATCGATGTCGTTCGCGAGGCGCTGAGCAGTTACCGAATCCCATCGGCCGATCTAGATCACGCCATCCGCACCCTACGTTGCACGATCCATGGCTACGCCCTCCTTCAGGCGGGCGACGCCTTTCAGTGGAGCAACGACCCCGACGAGACGATGGACTGGATGATTCGTTTCATTGACACCGGCCTGACCGAAGCCGGCCAGTCAGGACCGTCCGCCTAA
- the tcuA gene encoding FAD-dependent tricarballylate dehydrogenase TcuA, translating into MSEYDVIVVGGGNAGFSVAHAAAQRGRRVLLLEKGDAASAGGNSYYTAGATRMVHDGLEDLRSLIEPDERHERAEVPPYSVEDFLGDLEKVTEGRGDKELAQVVASESRATVQWLHDLGLRYRLMYERQAYERPDGSYLFWGGLHVGNVDGGVGLIADHTRVARELGVEVRYAAPVTGLLADKGTVVGVRVGDEEIRAESVVLACGGFESDPVWRKEFLGDGWENAKVRGTPYNTGDLLRAALEIGAARGGDWSSCHSVQWDASFPDNESNRELTNRLTRQSYPLGIIVNREGRRFLDEGADFRNYTYAKYGKVILEQPGSVAYQVFDAELRPMLRAEEYEMAGIVPIEASTLEELAQGMGVPVDEFVQTVSDFNASIDTSKPLDPTIKDGRRADVVPPKSNWASAIDTAPYYAYPVTCGITFTFGGLKGDTHGRVLDESGTPIAGLFACGEMLGGLFSGNYPGGSGLTAGMVIGRRAGTLA; encoded by the coding sequence ATGAGCGAGTACGACGTGATTGTCGTCGGCGGTGGCAACGCCGGTTTCTCGGTTGCGCACGCGGCGGCTCAGCGCGGCCGACGGGTGCTGCTGCTGGAGAAAGGCGATGCGGCCAGCGCCGGCGGCAACAGCTACTACACCGCGGGTGCGACGCGGATGGTGCATGACGGACTTGAGGATCTTCGGTCATTGATTGAGCCCGATGAGCGCCATGAGCGGGCCGAGGTCCCGCCGTACTCGGTCGAAGACTTCCTGGGAGACCTGGAAAAAGTGACCGAAGGGCGCGGCGACAAGGAGCTCGCCCAGGTGGTCGCGTCCGAGAGCCGCGCGACGGTGCAGTGGCTGCACGACCTCGGCCTGCGCTACCGGCTGATGTATGAGCGTCAGGCGTACGAGCGTCCGGACGGCAGTTACCTGTTCTGGGGTGGGCTGCATGTCGGCAATGTCGACGGTGGCGTCGGCTTGATAGCCGACCACACCCGCGTCGCGCGCGAGCTAGGGGTCGAGGTGCGGTACGCCGCACCGGTCACGGGCCTGCTCGCCGACAAGGGAACGGTCGTCGGCGTGCGCGTCGGTGATGAGGAGATCCGCGCGGAGTCGGTCGTCCTCGCATGCGGCGGATTTGAGTCAGATCCGGTGTGGCGCAAGGAGTTTCTTGGTGACGGTTGGGAAAACGCGAAGGTGCGTGGTACGCCCTACAACACCGGCGACCTGCTGCGCGCCGCGCTTGAGATCGGTGCCGCACGTGGTGGCGACTGGTCGAGCTGTCACAGCGTGCAGTGGGATGCCAGCTTCCCCGACAACGAGAGCAACCGCGAGCTGACCAACCGGCTGACTCGCCAGAGCTATCCGCTCGGGATCATCGTCAACCGCGAGGGTCGCCGCTTCCTCGACGAGGGTGCGGACTTTCGCAACTACACCTACGCGAAGTACGGCAAGGTGATCCTCGAGCAGCCAGGATCCGTGGCATATCAGGTGTTTGACGCCGAGCTCCGGCCGATGCTGCGCGCCGAGGAGTACGAGATGGCCGGCATCGTGCCGATCGAGGCGTCGACGCTTGAGGAACTTGCGCAGGGGATGGGTGTGCCGGTCGACGAGTTCGTGCAGACCGTCTCGGATTTCAACGCCTCGATCGACACCAGCAAGCCGCTCGACCCGACGATCAAGGACGGCCGACGGGCGGACGTCGTACCCCCCAAGAGCAACTGGGCCTCGGCGATCGACACCGCGCCGTACTACGCGTATCCGGTGACCTGCGGGATCACCTTCACCTTCGGCGGGCTGAAGGGTGACACCCACGGGCGAGTGCTCGACGAGTCGGGTACGCCGATCGCCGGGCTGTTTGCGTGTGGGGAGATGCTCGGCGGGCTGTTCAGCGGCAATTATCCCGGCGGATCGGGACTCACGGCGGGCATGGTCATCGGCCGCCGCGCCGGAACCCTCGCCTAA
- a CDS encoding N-acyl homoserine lactonase family protein: MSERQHGVFALRYARRSDSTRADHFYGHDPRSDDPYPIDYFIWVISRPEGVTVIDAGYTREVSSQRVGDRQYYGDPDELLGLLGIGLDDVDTLVLTHLHYDHTGHLRAFPNARLWVQQREVEFWHLPLVKTRGDYPSLHGASDVDALDELITQQRVNIIDGDVEIDEVTSLHMVAGHSPGMTVVRVRQPAGTVVLASDASHFYENFEQDKPFAIVHELPAMYLAFDRLRELAGDDGVIVPGHDPRVAERHKVLADERAIRLDGAQ, encoded by the coding sequence ATGAGTGAGCGCCAGCACGGGGTGTTTGCCCTGCGATACGCGCGCCGGTCCGACAGCACGCGCGCGGACCACTTCTACGGTCATGATCCGCGCAGTGACGACCCGTATCCGATCGACTACTTCATCTGGGTGATCAGCCGGCCCGAAGGCGTGACGGTCATCGACGCCGGTTACACCCGCGAGGTCTCAAGCCAGCGTGTGGGGGATCGCCAATATTACGGCGATCCTGATGAACTGCTCGGCCTGCTGGGCATCGGTCTCGATGATGTTGACACCCTGGTATTGACCCACCTGCACTACGACCACACTGGCCATCTTCGCGCCTTCCCGAATGCGCGCTTGTGGGTGCAGCAGCGGGAGGTCGAGTTCTGGCATCTTCCGCTGGTGAAGACGCGCGGCGACTATCCGTCGCTGCATGGAGCGTCCGATGTCGACGCGCTTGACGAGCTGATCACCCAGCAGCGGGTCAACATCATCGATGGAGACGTCGAGATCGACGAGGTGACCTCATTGCACATGGTTGCTGGGCACTCCCCGGGGATGACCGTCGTGCGCGTCCGGCAGCCCGCGGGCACCGTCGTACTCGCCAGTGACGCCAGCCATTTCTACGAGAACTTCGAGCAAGACAAACCGTTCGCGATCGTGCACGAGCTACCGGCGATGTATCTCGCCTTTGACCGGCTGCGCGAGCTGGCCGGTGACGACGGCGTGATCGTGCCCGGTCACGATCCCCGCGTAGCCGAGCGCCACAAGGTGCTCGCTGACGAACGGGCAATCCGACTGGACGGAGCACAATGA
- a CDS encoding NAD(P)-dependent oxidoreductase: MTTQVGLCGLGQMGIEVAGRLAREYDVVAVDLDDQRRTLADQTERVRTTSSLDELSGLDVVVLSLPSPAASRSVVDALASLLSQGSLVIETSTVLPGDARACGEALAAQGIAMVEAAVLSGVGQMRDGAATLLVGGPSADVDRARPVLQAIAPNLQQYGDLGTAMTAKVVNNGVAHAVMVVLVEAFAMAKAQGLDLSQLAEVLARPDGGLIRPLTHRMMERVATGDYEGGMPMDAARKDSTLALALGQASGVPLFATQAAQSVYDIALAHGLARQDYSAIATLWEKWSGTDLTFEAKEDDR, translated from the coding sequence ATGACAACGCAAGTCGGACTGTGCGGGCTCGGCCAGATGGGCATCGAGGTTGCCGGTCGGCTAGCGCGAGAGTACGACGTCGTCGCAGTCGATCTCGACGACCAGCGGCGTACGCTGGCCGACCAGACCGAGCGAGTGCGCACGACCTCGTCGCTGGACGAGCTGAGCGGCCTCGATGTCGTCGTACTATCGCTGCCGAGCCCGGCGGCGAGCCGAAGTGTTGTTGATGCTCTCGCATCGCTTCTGTCACAAGGAAGCCTGGTGATCGAGACCAGCACCGTGCTCCCGGGAGATGCGCGTGCCTGCGGAGAAGCGCTTGCAGCACAAGGGATCGCGATGGTTGAGGCCGCCGTGCTGTCCGGAGTCGGGCAGATGCGTGACGGCGCCGCAACCTTGCTGGTCGGTGGACCGTCAGCCGACGTCGACCGCGCGCGCCCTGTCCTGCAGGCGATCGCCCCGAATCTTCAGCAGTACGGCGACCTTGGCACCGCGATGACCGCGAAGGTGGTCAACAACGGGGTCGCGCATGCGGTGATGGTGGTACTGGTCGAGGCGTTCGCGATGGCGAAGGCTCAGGGGCTGGACCTCTCCCAGCTTGCCGAGGTGCTCGCTCGCCCGGATGGCGGGCTGATCCGCCCGCTGACGCACCGCATGATGGAGCGGGTGGCCACTGGCGACTACGAAGGCGGGATGCCGATGGACGCGGCGCGCAAGGACTCCACCCTCGCGCTCGCCCTCGGCCAAGCGTCCGGCGTACCGCTGTTTGCTACCCAAGCGGCGCAGAGCGTCTACGACATCGCTCTCGCGCATGGCTTGGCGCGCCAGGACTATTCGGCCATCGCCACACTGTGGGAGAAGTGGTCCGGGACCGACCTGACGTTTGAGGCGAAGGAGGACGATCGATGA
- a CDS encoding aldehyde dehydrogenase, with translation MDEARMSIGGERPPVDPDHAIAVYSPLTGEQIAVVSDASTEQIAAAVGAAQTAFDDVWRRTSGLERARLMHRFADLLDEHADEIGALESRDNGKLVRETTSQAHFAARNYRFFAGLADKLQGRTVPMDSWDSFDYTTREPVGVAALITAWNSPMQLLANKLAPALAAGCTVVVKPSELAPLSTVRIVDLLAQAGFPDGVLNVVTGGADAGSALVTDPRLGRISFTGSVPVGQQIARQAADNLTPVTLELGGKSANIIFSDADLDRAVVGAVAGIFAAGGQTCIAGSRLLVHESIADEVEARLAERARAIVLGDPSKSATHMGPVASIGQRDRILSMIEGAKRDGARLVTGGGTPSESRGYFVEPTVFADVPLDSQLAREEVFGPVLAVIRFGPEQEAIDIANSTDFGLAAGIWTQDLSRAHRVARELVCGTVWVNTYRQSAAQAPFGGVKKSGYGRERGVEAVEEYLRTKNVLIDLSDEVRDPFQIRT, from the coding sequence ATGGATGAGGCTCGGATGTCTATCGGCGGGGAGCGTCCGCCGGTCGACCCCGACCACGCGATCGCCGTCTACTCACCGCTGACCGGCGAGCAGATCGCCGTTGTCTCCGATGCGTCGACCGAGCAGATCGCTGCCGCGGTCGGGGCGGCGCAGACGGCGTTCGACGACGTCTGGCGGCGCACCAGCGGACTGGAGCGGGCACGACTGATGCACCGCTTTGCCGACCTGCTCGACGAGCACGCCGACGAGATCGGGGCGTTGGAGTCGCGCGATAACGGCAAGCTCGTGCGCGAGACGACCTCGCAGGCTCACTTCGCGGCACGCAACTACCGTTTCTTCGCCGGCCTCGCCGACAAGCTGCAGGGCCGCACAGTTCCCATGGATAGCTGGGATTCCTTCGACTACACGACTCGCGAGCCGGTTGGGGTCGCGGCTCTCATCACGGCGTGGAACTCGCCGATGCAGCTGCTGGCCAACAAGCTTGCGCCGGCGCTCGCGGCAGGGTGCACCGTCGTCGTCAAACCGAGCGAGCTCGCACCGCTGAGCACCGTGCGCATCGTCGACCTGCTGGCCCAAGCCGGGTTCCCGGACGGCGTACTCAACGTGGTGACCGGGGGAGCCGACGCCGGGTCAGCACTCGTCACCGACCCGCGGCTTGGCCGGATCAGCTTTACCGGTTCGGTCCCAGTGGGGCAGCAGATCGCGCGGCAGGCGGCCGACAACCTCACCCCGGTGACGCTCGAGCTGGGTGGCAAGTCGGCCAACATCATCTTCTCCGACGCCGATCTTGACCGTGCCGTGGTCGGAGCGGTCGCCGGGATCTTTGCCGCGGGCGGTCAGACCTGCATCGCCGGAAGCCGATTGCTCGTGCACGAGTCGATCGCCGACGAGGTCGAGGCGCGTCTTGCTGAGCGCGCGCGTGCCATCGTGCTCGGTGACCCGTCGAAAAGTGCCACGCACATGGGCCCGGTCGCCTCGATCGGGCAGCGTGACCGCATCCTGTCGATGATCGAGGGCGCCAAGCGCGACGGTGCGCGCCTTGTCACTGGCGGCGGTACGCCGAGCGAGTCGCGCGGCTATTTCGTCGAGCCGACCGTCTTTGCCGACGTACCGCTCGATTCCCAGCTGGCGCGCGAGGAGGTCTTCGGACCGGTCCTCGCGGTCATCCGATTCGGACCCGAGCAGGAGGCCATCGACATTGCCAATAGCACCGACTTCGGCTTGGCGGCGGGGATCTGGACCCAAGACCTATCTCGCGCGCACCGCGTGGCGCGCGAGCTCGTGTGCGGCACAGTATGGGTCAACACCTACCGACAGAGTGCGGCGCAGGCGCCGTTTGGCGGAGTTAAGAAGTCCGGCTACGGCCGGGAGCGCGGCGTCGAGGCGGTCGAGGAGTACCTACGCACCAAGAACGTGCTTATCGACCTGTCCGATGAGGTCCGCGACCCGTTCCAGATCCGGACGTAG
- a CDS encoding alpha/beta fold hydrolase → MPGIDVFTDPPTRDRWLSACASDDALRAIGTGVRADFALECGAERVVLRVEDGVPALAESEPVFTLSAPSEVWAELLAATPRPPYQSFFGVLRTGEGRVDGDQLAFAQSVHVVRRILEHARSGGAPASASIETLDRSQVRGRYVNAPLQGAEIDIYIEESGSGAPLLFLHTAGADSRQYHGMLANAGLQERYRMVAFDLPGHGRSDRLPGPIGGYSLTTELYADAILGVIDQLGLQGVIVSGSSMGGEICLEIAYRAPDSVRGVIACEASERVEGRRQPWAKHPQVNESLFVPEWVYGMMAPQSPQPFKDDVWWGYSQGGFNTFHGDIDFYSGEWDGRDKVEHIDTDTCAVVMLTGEYDYSCTPAMSASTAQRIRGAVFWSMPGLGHFPMAENPAQFLPHLTKALQIVEGSTDG, encoded by the coding sequence GTGCCCGGCATAGATGTCTTCACCGACCCGCCGACCCGCGACCGATGGCTGAGCGCGTGCGCGAGTGACGACGCGCTGCGCGCGATCGGAACCGGCGTGCGTGCCGACTTCGCATTGGAGTGCGGCGCTGAGCGTGTGGTGCTGCGGGTGGAGGACGGCGTACCCGCGCTGGCTGAGAGCGAACCCGTCTTCACCCTGTCGGCGCCGAGCGAAGTCTGGGCGGAACTGCTCGCCGCAACGCCTCGCCCGCCGTACCAGAGCTTCTTCGGCGTCCTGCGCACCGGAGAGGGACGCGTTGACGGTGACCAACTGGCCTTCGCGCAGTCGGTGCATGTCGTACGCCGCATCCTCGAACACGCGCGCTCGGGCGGCGCCCCGGCTTCGGCCTCGATCGAGACGCTCGACCGCTCGCAGGTGCGCGGTCGTTACGTCAATGCCCCGCTGCAAGGCGCGGAGATTGACATCTATATCGAGGAAAGCGGCTCGGGAGCACCACTGCTCTTCCTGCACACCGCTGGCGCCGACTCTCGCCAGTACCACGGCATGCTCGCCAACGCCGGGCTCCAGGAGCGCTACCGGATGGTGGCCTTCGACCTGCCCGGACACGGTCGGTCGGATCGCCTGCCGGGCCCGATCGGCGGCTACTCGCTGACTACCGAGCTATATGCCGACGCGATCCTGGGCGTGATCGACCAGCTCGGGCTGCAAGGCGTGATCGTATCGGGATCGTCGATGGGCGGGGAGATCTGCCTCGAGATCGCCTACCGTGCACCAGATTCCGTGCGCGGGGTGATTGCCTGCGAGGCGAGCGAACGCGTCGAAGGCCGCCGCCAACCGTGGGCCAAGCACCCGCAGGTCAACGAGTCGCTCTTCGTGCCCGAGTGGGTCTACGGGATGATGGCGCCGCAGAGCCCGCAGCCGTTTAAAGATGACGTGTGGTGGGGCTACTCCCAGGGCGGCTTCAACACCTTTCACGGCGACATCGACTTCTACAGCGGTGAGTGGGACGGTCGCGACAAGGTCGAGCACATCGACACCGACACATGCGCGGTTGTCATGCTCACCGGCGAGTACGACTACTCCTGCACGCCTGCGATGTCGGCGAGTACGGCGCAGCGCATCCGCGGCGCAGTTTTCTGGTCGATGCCCGGGCTGGGGCATTTCCCGATGGCCGAGAACCCTGCACAGTTCCTGCCACACCTGACGAAGGCGCTGCAGATCGTCGAAGGGAGCACCGATGGATGA
- a CDS encoding hydantoinase B/oxoprolinase family protein, which translates to MSDKDSKSATSGPRPLEVPGVDPVTFEVLKNAFVTAVDLMSEQIMRTCYSFVIYARDFSSALCDAEGNTVMQGSGDIAVHVGTLHFQCKAVIEQFGKDINPGDVFAVNDPYRGGTHMNDVSFIRPIFVGGEIIGFAQNKGHWADVGGNVPGSFDVNATEHFSEGLRITPVRVWREGELIADVAQLLVSNTRAPEICLGDLHAQSEATGVCEREILRLVDKYGKDAVVASMQGAQDYVERMVRHRLTELPTGTWETVDYLDADPAQGEGLVPVKISMTIDDDGIYYDLAGSAPAVASFLNSGYGTTHSAIYAGTKTFFPEVPLNSGFYRVVQADIGEEGTVVNAAWPTAVSGFCSGPYEKLMNGIFELWSQVMPERAMACAFNLEYLLIGGTDARTDEAPYFMWYDWMAGGWGGRRTKDGSGGTAPVFGAGLAVQPVEGQERLSPVITTVHRIVTDSGGPGEFRGGFGLEKGGILTDCDKTVMSYCCDRARSVTWGIAGGLPSTPHGVWLNRDSDDGKFLGAAFSNVAVGPGDHFTRPSAGGGGYGDPLDRDPEHVLEDVIDEYVSIERAAKDYGVVVEEIDRELLDFRLDRAATRTLREQLRRDRLSWLAEDPEQIAAKYRSGEIDMLDVIRRYGVILDWGTGELLTRSTEQFRELLARRSVEHWAAT; encoded by the coding sequence ATGAGTGACAAGGACAGCAAGAGCGCAACGTCGGGTCCGCGGCCGCTGGAGGTGCCCGGCGTCGACCCGGTTACCTTCGAGGTGCTCAAAAACGCGTTCGTGACCGCCGTCGACCTGATGAGCGAGCAGATCATGCGTACCTGCTACTCGTTTGTCATCTATGCAAGGGATTTCTCCTCCGCGCTCTGCGATGCCGAAGGCAACACCGTGATGCAGGGCAGCGGCGATATCGCCGTCCACGTCGGGACGTTGCACTTCCAGTGCAAGGCGGTGATCGAGCAGTTCGGCAAGGACATTAACCCCGGCGACGTGTTTGCCGTCAACGATCCCTATCGCGGCGGCACCCACATGAACGACGTCAGCTTCATCCGGCCGATCTTCGTCGGCGGTGAGATCATCGGTTTCGCCCAAAACAAGGGCCATTGGGCCGATGTCGGCGGCAACGTGCCCGGGTCGTTTGACGTCAACGCCACTGAGCACTTCTCCGAGGGTCTACGGATCACACCGGTGCGCGTCTGGCGAGAGGGTGAGCTGATCGCCGACGTCGCGCAGCTTCTCGTGTCCAACACCCGAGCCCCCGAGATCTGCCTCGGCGACCTGCACGCGCAGTCGGAGGCGACGGGTGTGTGCGAGCGCGAGATCCTTCGCCTGGTTGACAAGTACGGCAAAGACGCCGTTGTTGCGTCGATGCAAGGAGCGCAAGACTACGTCGAGCGCATGGTGCGACATCGGCTGACCGAGCTGCCGACCGGCACGTGGGAGACGGTCGACTACCTCGACGCCGACCCGGCCCAGGGCGAAGGTCTCGTCCCGGTGAAGATCTCGATGACGATCGACGACGACGGGATCTACTACGACCTGGCCGGCAGCGCGCCGGCCGTCGCCAGCTTCCTGAACTCCGGCTATGGCACGACGCACTCGGCGATCTATGCCGGCACAAAGACGTTTTTCCCTGAGGTGCCGCTGAACTCTGGCTTCTACCGAGTCGTCCAGGCCGACATCGGGGAGGAGGGCACCGTCGTCAACGCCGCGTGGCCGACCGCGGTCTCCGGCTTCTGTTCGGGCCCCTACGAGAAGCTGATGAACGGGATCTTCGAGCTGTGGTCGCAGGTCATGCCCGAACGCGCGATGGCGTGCGCGTTCAACCTGGAGTATCTGCTGATCGGTGGCACCGACGCGCGAACCGACGAGGCGCCGTACTTCATGTGGTACGACTGGATGGCTGGCGGCTGGGGCGGGCGGCGTACCAAGGACGGCAGCGGAGGTACGGCGCCGGTCTTCGGCGCGGGCCTTGCGGTGCAGCCCGTCGAGGGTCAGGAACGGCTGTCGCCGGTCATCACCACCGTGCACCGCATCGTGACCGACTCCGGCGGGCCGGGTGAGTTCCGTGGTGGGTTCGGCCTGGAGAAGGGTGGCATCCTCACCGACTGCGACAAGACCGTCATGTCCTACTGCTGCGACCGAGCGCGCTCGGTGACGTGGGGGATCGCCGGTGGGCTGCCGTCGACCCCGCATGGTGTGTGGCTCAACCGCGACAGCGACGACGGCAAGTTCCTCGGTGCGGCTTTCTCTAACGTGGCCGTCGGGCCGGGTGACCATTTCACGCGTCCGTCGGCCGGCGGCGGAGGGTACGGCGACCCCCTCGACCGCGATCCCGAGCACGTGCTTGAGGACGTGATCGACGAGTACGTATCGATCGAACGGGCTGCCAAGGACTACGGCGTCGTCGTCGAGGAGATCGATCGCGAGCTGCTCGACTTTCGGCTCGACCGCGCGGCGACCCGGACGTTGCGCGAGCAGCTGCGTCGCGACCGCCTCAGCTGGCTGGCCGAGGATCCGGAGCAGATCGCGGCCAAGTACCGCTCCGGCGAGATCGACATGCTCGACGTCATCCGGCGATACGGCGTCATCCTCGACTGGGGCACCGGAGAGCTGCTGACCCGCAGCACCGAGCAGTTCCGCGAGCTGCTCGCGCGGCGCTCGGTGGAGCACTGGGCGGCGACGTAG